Proteins from a genomic interval of Providencia stuartii:
- a CDS encoding type I restriction-modification system subunit M produces the protein MAIKKNELYSSLWASCDELRGGMDASQYKDYVLTMLFMKYVSDKYKGDPYGMIVVPQGASFDDMVALKGDKEIGDKINKIISALAEENDLKSVIDVADFNDEDKLGKGKEMIDRLSKLIGIFEGLDLSSNRADGDDLLGDAYEYLMRHFATESGKSKGQFYTPSEVSRILSKVIGIDSNTPQDATVYDPTCGSGSLLLKASDEAPRGLSIFGQEMDNATSALARMNMILHNNATAKIWKGNTISDPQWKEANGQLKTFDFAVANPPFSNKNWTNGINPKEDEFDRFSWGIPPEKNGDYAFLLHIIKSLKSTGKGAVILPHGVLFRGNAEARIRENLIKQGYIKGIIGLPANLFYGTGIPACIIVIDKEHAQARESIFMVDASKGFIKDGNKNRLRSQDIYKIVEVFTKQLEQPRFSRMVPLSEIAANDYNLNIPRYIDSSEPEDLHDLSAHLQGGIPNRDIDVLERYWQIFPSIRATLFKPARDGYSEALVKASEVKNTILNHDEFKQFATNSLQNYHVWARASNLAEIRVGDQPKALIAEIGESLLQSYSQTPLLSKYDIYQILMDYWSDTMQDDVYVLVQDGWSTGKVLRELEVKKGEKLRETPDLVIGKTKYKAELIPPALIVARYFADEQTKIDTLQSKLDSASQELESYLEENSGDDGQLNEALNDKDKVTKATVTARLKVATDPDEKSALKQAQKLFDNEANAKKALKKAQDALDLAVFKQYPKLSIDEIKTLIVKDKWLATLQSNIEAEIERVTQQLANRVKELEERYSEPLPALTQSVENLSDKVAGHLKAMGLEWEL, from the coding sequence ATGGCCATTAAGAAAAACGAACTATACTCCTCACTATGGGCCAGTTGCGACGAATTACGCGGTGGGATGGATGCCAGCCAGTACAAAGACTATGTACTGACCATGCTGTTTATGAAGTATGTATCTGATAAGTATAAAGGCGACCCTTACGGCATGATTGTCGTACCCCAAGGTGCCAGCTTTGATGATATGGTTGCGCTTAAAGGCGATAAAGAAATCGGCGATAAAATAAACAAAATCATCAGTGCGTTAGCCGAAGAAAACGATCTCAAAAGTGTCATCGATGTCGCCGATTTTAACGACGAAGATAAACTAGGAAAAGGCAAAGAGATGATTGACCGCCTTTCCAAGCTGATAGGCATATTTGAAGGGCTAGATCTCTCTTCCAACCGCGCGGATGGTGACGATTTATTGGGTGATGCTTACGAATACCTAATGCGTCACTTTGCGACTGAGTCAGGTAAGTCCAAAGGCCAGTTTTACACCCCATCCGAAGTTTCACGCATTCTTTCGAAAGTGATTGGTATTGATAGTAATACGCCGCAAGACGCTACCGTTTATGATCCAACTTGCGGTTCAGGTTCATTATTATTAAAAGCGAGTGATGAAGCACCGCGTGGCTTGAGTATTTTTGGCCAAGAAATGGACAACGCCACCAGCGCCTTGGCTCGTATGAATATGATCCTACACAACAACGCCACCGCGAAAATCTGGAAAGGCAACACCATTTCAGATCCACAGTGGAAAGAAGCCAACGGGCAACTGAAAACCTTCGATTTTGCTGTCGCTAACCCCCCTTTCTCCAACAAAAACTGGACTAACGGCATTAATCCTAAAGAGGATGAATTTGATCGCTTTAGCTGGGGAATTCCCCCAGAAAAAAATGGTGACTACGCCTTCTTGTTGCATATTATCAAAAGCTTAAAAAGCACGGGTAAAGGCGCCGTCATTCTCCCCCACGGTGTATTGTTCCGGGGCAACGCCGAAGCGCGTATTCGTGAAAATCTGATTAAGCAAGGTTATATCAAAGGAATTATCGGTTTACCTGCCAACCTATTCTACGGTACGGGTATTCCTGCCTGTATTATCGTGATCGACAAAGAACACGCGCAGGCGAGAGAAAGTATTTTTATGGTCGATGCCAGCAAAGGCTTTATCAAAGATGGCAATAAAAACCGCCTGCGTAGTCAGGATATTTATAAAATTGTTGAGGTATTTACCAAGCAATTAGAACAACCTCGCTTTAGCCGAATGGTGCCATTAAGCGAAATAGCAGCTAATGACTACAACCTAAATATACCGCGTTATATTGATTCCAGTGAACCAGAAGACTTACACGACCTCAGTGCCCATCTACAAGGTGGTATTCCCAATCGTGATATCGATGTCTTAGAACGCTACTGGCAAATATTCCCAAGTATTCGCGCGACCCTATTCAAACCAGCACGTGATGGTTATAGCGAAGCTTTAGTTAAAGCCTCTGAAGTGAAGAATACCATTCTAAACCATGATGAATTTAAACAGTTTGCAACGAATAGCTTGCAGAATTATCACGTTTGGGCTCGCGCATCTAATTTAGCTGAGATCCGTGTAGGTGATCAGCCTAAAGCGTTAATTGCTGAAATTGGCGAAAGTTTGTTACAAAGCTATTCACAAACACCGTTGCTGAGCAAATACGATATCTACCAGATCCTGATGGATTACTGGAGTGATACAATGCAAGACGATGTGTACGTACTGGTACAAGATGGTTGGTCTACAGGTAAGGTATTGCGTGAGTTAGAAGTCAAAAAAGGTGAAAAACTGAGAGAAACGCCTGACTTAGTGATTGGTAAAACAAAGTATAAAGCTGAGTTGATCCCCCCTGCACTTATCGTGGCACGCTATTTTGCCGATGAACAAACTAAAATCGATACCTTGCAAAGCAAACTTGATAGTGCCAGTCAAGAGTTAGAGAGCTATCTTGAGGAAAATAGCGGTGACGACGGCCAACTTAATGAAGCATTGAATGATAAAGACAAAGTCACCAAAGCCACAGTCACGGCACGTTTGAAGGTTGCCACTGATCCCGATGAAAAATCGGCATTAAAACAAGCTCAAAAGCTGTTTGATAATGAAGCCAATGCTAAAAAAGCGCTAAAAAAAGCCCAAGATGCCCTCGATTTAGCGGTGTTTAAACAATACCCGAAACTGAGTATCGACGAAATTAAAACCTTGATTGTAAAAGATAAATGGCTGGCGACGTTGCAAAGCAATATTGAGGCAGAAATTGAGCGCGTGACCCAACAATTAGCCAATCGCGTTAAAGAGTTAGAAGAACGTTACAGCGAGCCACTGCCTGCCCTTACCCAATCAGTAGAAAACCTGAGCGATAAAGTGGCAGGCCATTTAAAAGCGATGGGGTTGGAGTGGGAGCTATGA
- a CDS encoding restriction endonuclease subunit S gives MNNGVVEMGLNLIPAGYKQTEVGVIPEDWELKYLGEICNFENGDRSSNYPSAHEFSNSGIPFINAGHVSEGKIDLADMDYIPTHVYERLGGGKVKSGDLVYCLRGSLGKFGVVSDDFGLGAVASSLVIVRPKKSTTTKFVSAYFKSNIAKNMISLWAGGAAQPNLGAKELANFLVPLPDSQEQTAIANALSDVDALISELEKLIAKKQAIKTATMQQLLTGRTRLPQFALREDGTPKGTKPSELGEIPEDWRVVILGDISNLNMGQSPSSGNYNAKGIGLPLIQGNADISNRKTIIRNYTSQITKKANKGDLLISVRAPVGEVAIAEFDCCIGRGVCAIRYPNSYLYHWLINFESQWEKFSKGSTFDSINSDELRTIQLVLPSNEEQTAIASILSDMDAEIQALEQRLGKTRQIKQGMMQELLTGKTRLIKGEAHG, from the coding sequence ATGAATAACGGGGTAGTTGAAATGGGTTTAAATCTCATTCCGGCTGGTTATAAGCAGACAGAAGTTGGCGTGATTCCAGAAGATTGGGAATTAAAATACCTTGGCGAAATATGTAACTTTGAAAACGGGGATCGAAGTTCAAATTACCCCTCCGCACATGAGTTTTCTAACTCTGGGATACCTTTTATTAACGCAGGTCATGTATCAGAAGGGAAAATTGACCTTGCTGATATGGACTATATACCAACTCATGTTTACGAGAGGCTTGGGGGAGGAAAAGTAAAATCCGGTGACTTGGTTTACTGCTTGCGAGGTTCGCTTGGTAAATTTGGAGTCGTATCTGATGATTTTGGGCTTGGTGCTGTCGCCAGTTCTCTAGTTATAGTCAGGCCAAAGAAATCAACAACAACCAAGTTTGTATCAGCATACTTCAAGTCGAATATTGCTAAAAACATGATCTCACTTTGGGCGGGTGGTGCTGCTCAACCCAACTTGGGAGCAAAAGAGTTAGCTAACTTCTTAGTTCCACTTCCTGACTCGCAAGAACAAACCGCCATAGCCAATGCACTATCCGATGTTGATGCGCTGATTAGCGAATTAGAAAAACTGATCGCAAAAAAACAAGCTATCAAAACTGCCACTATGCAGCAGCTCCTCACCGGCCGCACCCGCCTGCCGCAGTTTGCTTTGCGGGAAGATGGCACGCCAAAAGGTACCAAGCCAAGTGAGTTGGGGGAAATACCGGAGGATTGGAGGGTTGTAATACTTGGTGACATATCAAATCTCAACATGGGACAGTCTCCAAGCTCAGGTAATTATAATGCCAAGGGTATAGGCTTGCCGTTAATTCAAGGTAATGCTGACATATCAAATCGGAAAACAATAATCCGAAACTACACATCACAAATAACTAAGAAAGCCAATAAAGGTGACTTACTCATATCTGTTAGAGCACCAGTTGGCGAAGTTGCAATAGCTGAATTTGATTGTTGTATTGGTCGTGGAGTTTGCGCTATACGATACCCAAATAGCTATTTATATCACTGGCTAATTAATTTCGAGTCTCAATGGGAAAAGTTTTCTAAAGGTTCGACATTTGATTCGATAAACTCAGATGAACTTCGGACTATTCAATTAGTATTACCATCCAATGAAGAACAAACCGCCATCGCCTCCATACTCTCGGATATGGACGCAGAGATTCAGGCACTGGAACAACGCCTTGGCAAAACCCGCCAAATCAAACAAGGCATGATGCAAGAGCTGCTGACGGGTAAAACGCGATTAATAAAAGGGGAAGCACATGGCTGA
- a CDS encoding DUF262 domain-containing protein yields MADYQETELDAELVGPGTEEEEPELLDEVMHPFNPTDIDIVVEPKSLDALIKRIHHNEIDMNTDFQRHAELWDNRKMSRLIESILIRFPLPAFYFDASDENNWLIVDGLQRLSTIRKFVLDKKLRLNGLEFLTELNGKTFDKLHRQYQRRIEECPVTVYMIKPGTPDDVKYSVFRRINTGGLTLNNQEIRNALAKPRDRELLEELANSECSKAMLGDLSKRMKDQELVLRFWAFYRFDYLDPKNKKEIASFLDKAMEDIKKGDDAYRSEFKTRYSTAIERCYQLLGEKGFEKNPTSRRRSKNATLFEVWMVMLVKLTENEFSRLVNKQAEFQGKVQALLENTEFINAISYSTQRKEHVEIRYEKVNALINEVLND; encoded by the coding sequence ATGGCTGATTATCAAGAAACCGAGCTCGATGCAGAATTGGTTGGGCCTGGTACAGAAGAGGAAGAGCCCGAACTGCTTGATGAGGTGATGCACCCGTTCAACCCGACCGATATTGATATCGTCGTTGAGCCGAAGTCGTTGGATGCCTTGATTAAGCGTATTCACCACAATGAAATCGACATGAATACCGATTTTCAGCGTCATGCGGAGTTATGGGATAACCGCAAGATGAGCCGGTTAATCGAGTCCATTTTGATCCGGTTTCCGTTACCAGCTTTCTACTTTGATGCGTCCGATGAAAATAATTGGCTAATTGTGGATGGTTTACAACGGTTATCCACTATTCGCAAGTTTGTATTAGATAAAAAGCTTCGCCTTAATGGACTCGAATTCTTGACGGAACTTAATGGAAAAACGTTCGATAAGCTACATCGCCAATATCAGCGCCGTATTGAAGAATGTCCAGTCACAGTGTACATGATCAAACCGGGCACACCTGATGATGTTAAGTATTCCGTGTTTCGCCGTATCAATACGGGCGGTTTAACACTCAATAACCAAGAGATCCGTAATGCGCTCGCTAAGCCACGAGACAGAGAATTGCTCGAAGAATTAGCCAATTCAGAATGCTCGAAAGCCATGCTAGGCGACCTTTCCAAACGGATGAAGGATCAGGAGCTGGTATTGCGATTCTGGGCATTTTATCGCTTTGACTATCTTGACCCTAAAAATAAAAAGGAAATTGCCTCGTTTTTAGATAAAGCGATGGAAGACATCAAGAAAGGCGATGATGCCTACCGCTCAGAGTTTAAAACTAGGTACTCAACTGCGATAGAGCGCTGTTACCAGCTGTTGGGAGAAAAGGGGTTTGAAAAAAATCCTACATCAAGAAGACGGTCAAAAAATGCAACGCTGTTTGAAGTCTGGATGGTTATGTTGGTGAAATTAACTGAAAACGAGTTTAGCCGCTTAGTTAATAAGCAAGCCGAGTTTCAAGGAAAAGTACAAGCGTTATTGGAAAATACTGAGTTTATTAATGCTATTAGCTATTCCACTCAACGCAAAGAGCATGTGGAAATTCGCTACGAAAAAGTCAATGCGTTGATTAACGAGGTGCTGAATGATTGA
- a CDS encoding AAA family ATPase yields MIEFINIQNFKTLLNASFPLGNLNLFSGLNGMGKSTLVQSLLLLRQSYERNTLKTKGLLLNGDYVNIGTGKDALSSFSEQEEIIFTVKWREKDQPARFEFDYQHDSDLLPLRKSGIDGDSESLSLFNSNFQYLCADRLGPQSHHQLSEFHIRDLKSLGHHGEFAVHFIAVNRAKDLEIEALRHPKAVSGTLLANIEAWMSDITPGLKINAVAQPQFNSASLSYSFNQGKDTTEEFKPQNVGFGLSYVLPVVTSILSASKGDLLIIENPESHLHPAGQSLMGKLCAIAANNCVQLIVESHSDHFLNGIRVAVKQKVVAADDVKVFFLQRDVHNSIHASEVMYPNIDDEGRIDCWPEGFFDQWDKELDRLL; encoded by the coding sequence ATGATTGAATTTATTAATATCCAGAACTTTAAAACCTTGTTGAATGCTAGCTTTCCACTGGGCAATCTGAATTTATTTTCAGGCCTTAATGGCATGGGAAAATCGACGCTTGTGCAGAGCTTGTTGCTTTTAAGGCAGTCTTACGAACGCAATACCCTCAAAACCAAGGGGCTGCTGTTAAATGGAGATTACGTCAATATCGGTACGGGTAAAGACGCTCTTTCCAGTTTTAGTGAACAAGAAGAGATTATTTTCACCGTTAAGTGGCGCGAGAAAGATCAGCCAGCACGGTTTGAGTTTGATTATCAGCATGACTCGGATCTTTTACCACTTCGCAAGTCGGGTATTGACGGTGATTCTGAATCTTTGAGTTTATTCAACTCTAATTTTCAGTACCTCTGTGCGGATAGATTAGGGCCGCAAAGTCACCACCAATTGTCTGAGTTTCATATTCGTGATTTAAAATCGCTTGGTCATCATGGTGAGTTTGCGGTTCACTTTATCGCAGTAAATAGGGCAAAAGACTTGGAAATAGAAGCGTTGCGTCATCCAAAGGCAGTTTCAGGGACACTTCTTGCCAACATTGAAGCTTGGATGTCGGATATTACACCCGGGCTAAAAATTAATGCAGTGGCGCAACCTCAATTTAATTCGGCGAGCCTGAGTTACTCTTTTAACCAAGGGAAAGACACGACCGAAGAGTTTAAGCCGCAGAATGTGGGTTTTGGATTGAGTTATGTGTTGCCTGTCGTGACCAGTATATTAAGTGCGTCAAAAGGTGATTTGCTGATTATTGAAAACCCAGAATCACACTTACACCCGGCTGGGCAATCATTAATGGGTAAGCTATGTGCCATTGCTGCCAATAATTGTGTGCAATTAATCGTTGAATCTCATTCTGACCATTTTCTCAACGGTATTCGGGTTGCGGTGAAACAGAAAGTAGTAGCGGCTGACGATGTGAAAGTCTTTTTCTTGCAGCGAGATGTTCATAACTCTATTCATGCCTCAGAAGTTATGTACCCAAATATTGATGATGAAGGCCGCATAGACTGCTGGCCGGAAGGCTTCTTTGACCAATGGGATAAGGAGCTGGATAGGCTGCTATGA
- a CDS encoding ATP-binding protein, producing the protein MPVDMTSQQLQGLLKELCSLPTETEWVEFKRNADVEKIGEYISALSNSAALIGKQSAYMVFGVDDDSHQVVGTTFKPSQQKHKQQEIENWLLQKLQPKIHFRFYEFLVGELEELAVVILEIQPATHNPVQFDGIEFIRSGSYKKKLKEFPEKERALWRAFDKTPFEQQLAASNISSEEVLKLLEYPAYFDLTELPLPDNRSGILEALKADKLIQPAVGGQWNITNLGAVLFAKKLQNFAHLSRKAVRLIQYKGNSRIETVREIEGNKGYAVGFEGLIDYLKTLLPSNEEIGKAFRKEVPMYPELAIRELVANAIIHQDFSLTGTGPLIEIFEARMEIVNPGTPLVATERFLDSPPQSRNEALASFMRRVNICEERGSGIDKVVSQTEFYQLPAPIFEMTQNHTRSVLFGHKEFAEMDKEDRIRACYLHCCLRHVNREHMNNASLRERFGIEQKNQAQVSRVIKDTVNAGLIRAYDPDAGTKAMRYVPCWA; encoded by the coding sequence ATGCCCGTTGATATGACATCGCAACAGTTGCAGGGGTTATTAAAAGAGCTCTGTTCATTGCCCACCGAGACAGAATGGGTTGAGTTTAAACGCAATGCCGATGTTGAAAAAATCGGTGAATATATATCGGCGCTGTCCAATTCGGCTGCATTGATTGGCAAACAAAGTGCTTACATGGTGTTTGGTGTCGATGATGATTCCCATCAAGTAGTTGGCACAACGTTTAAGCCATCGCAGCAAAAACATAAACAACAAGAAATTGAAAACTGGTTATTGCAAAAGTTGCAGCCAAAAATCCACTTTCGCTTTTATGAGTTTCTGGTGGGTGAACTCGAAGAATTGGCCGTGGTGATTTTAGAAATACAACCAGCCACGCACAATCCTGTTCAATTTGACGGTATTGAGTTTATTCGTAGTGGTTCTTATAAGAAAAAACTCAAAGAGTTTCCGGAAAAAGAGCGAGCCTTATGGCGAGCGTTTGATAAAACGCCTTTTGAGCAACAATTAGCTGCAAGCAATATCTCATCCGAAGAAGTGTTGAAGCTGCTTGAGTACCCAGCCTATTTTGATTTAACCGAGTTACCCTTGCCTGACAACCGCAGTGGGATTTTGGAAGCGTTAAAAGCCGATAAGTTGATTCAGCCTGCCGTAGGCGGGCAATGGAATATTACAAATCTTGGTGCGGTCTTATTCGCAAAGAAGCTGCAAAACTTTGCTCATCTAAGCCGCAAGGCTGTCCGTTTAATTCAGTATAAAGGCAATAGCCGAATTGAAACTGTTCGGGAAATTGAAGGCAATAAAGGGTATGCGGTTGGCTTTGAGGGGCTGATTGATTACTTAAAAACGTTATTGCCATCAAATGAGGAAATAGGAAAAGCGTTTCGCAAAGAAGTGCCAATGTACCCTGAATTAGCGATTCGTGAGCTAGTGGCTAACGCCATTATCCATCAGGATTTTTCTTTAACCGGTACTGGCCCCTTGATTGAAATCTTTGAGGCTCGAATGGAAATCGTTAACCCGGGGACTCCTTTGGTTGCGACGGAGCGATTTTTAGACTCACCGCCACAAAGTCGTAACGAGGCGCTGGCTTCTTTTATGCGGCGAGTAAACATTTGCGAAGAGCGCGGCTCGGGTATTGATAAGGTCGTTTCGCAAACGGAGTTCTATCAACTGCCTGCGCCGATATTTGAGATGACTCAAAACCATACACGCTCAGTGCTCTTTGGCCATAAAGAGTTTGCTGAAATGGACAAAGAGGATCGCATTCGTGCGTGCTATCTGCATTGCTGTTTAAGACATGTGAACCGTGAGCATATGAACAATGCTTCTCTACGTGAACGCTTTGGTATCGAACAAAAGAATCAAGCTCAGGTAAGTCGAGTGATAAAAGACACCGTGAACGCAGGGTTGATCAGAGCCTATGACCCAGACGCTGGAACGAAAGCTATGCGTTATGTGCCTTGTTGGGCGTAA
- a CDS encoding type I restriction endonuclease subunit R, with protein sequence MSNVGQRERATQNRIVQFFQTDLGYRYLGDWQDRANNKNIEVDILVNWLKKRGVSEALINRAIRQLDTAAALGEGKKLYYANKEVYRLLRYGVKEKEGAGHLNETVWLIDWKNPEANDFAIAEEVSIKGENKKRPDIVLYVNGIALGVIELKRSSVSVSEGIRQNLDNQKKDFIRNFFTTMQLVMAGNDTQGLRYGTIETPEKHYLEWKEDCTNPYEHKLDFHLSRVCNKARLLQIIHDFIVFDAGIKKTCRHNQFFGIEAAKRHIARREGGIIWHTQGSGKSLTMVWLAKWIRENVKDARVLIVTDRTELDEQIEKVFTGVEEDIYRTKSGADLVATLNQPNPWLVCSLVHKFGRQSDSENDTATDEFIAELKKSLPSDFKAKGDLFVFVDECHRTQSGKLHEAMKSILPEAMFVGFTGTPLMKKDKKKSVEVFGPYIHTYKFDEAVADGVVLDLRYEARDIDQNVTSQKKIDEWFEAKTRGLSRLAKTQLKQKWGTMQKVLSSKSRLQQIVNDILLDMDTKPRLMDGYGNAMLVCSSVYQACKAYEMFSQTDLAGKVAIVTSFQPTAASIKGEETGEGLTEKLFKYDIYRKMLADYFEQPEDKAANRVEEFEKEVKKQFIDEPGQMRLLIVVDKLLTGFDAPSATYLYIDKQMADHNLFQAICRVNRLDGDDKEYGYIIDYKDLFRSLDKAISDYTQGAFDGYDKEDVAGLLKDRLEQAKLDLDNALEMVRALCEPVKAPRNTEDYIYYFCGKSGLNQDELTEKEALRLTLYQNVAKLLRAFANIANEMPDAGYSAQDVDLIRAEVAHFEKVRDEVKLASGDLVEMKRFEPAMRHLLDMYIRADDSEVLMDFEELGLIELIVEKGADAVEALPESIRKNQEAMAETIENNVRKIIVDENPVNPKYYEQMSVLLNELIELRRQKAIEYQDYLEKIRELAAKVVRPEQIASNYPASMDTNPKRAFYDNFGKDEWLATKIDSAIRYTKKADWVGDRFKEREIANAIREETADYELDIQAVMELAKAQKEYQ encoded by the coding sequence ATGAGTAACGTAGGTCAGCGTGAGCGCGCTACCCAAAATCGTATCGTTCAGTTTTTTCAAACTGACTTAGGCTATCGCTATTTAGGCGATTGGCAGGATCGCGCTAATAATAAAAATATTGAAGTGGATATCCTCGTTAATTGGCTAAAAAAACGCGGTGTCAGCGAGGCGTTGATCAATCGTGCTATTCGCCAATTGGATACGGCAGCGGCACTGGGCGAAGGCAAAAAGCTCTATTACGCCAACAAAGAGGTTTATCGCCTGCTGCGTTACGGCGTGAAAGAAAAAGAAGGTGCTGGCCATCTTAATGAAACCGTGTGGCTGATTGACTGGAAAAACCCAGAAGCAAACGATTTTGCCATTGCCGAAGAAGTGTCCATTAAGGGCGAGAACAAAAAACGCCCAGACATAGTGCTGTATGTTAACGGTATTGCTCTGGGCGTGATTGAGCTGAAACGCTCTTCGGTGTCTGTCTCTGAAGGGATTCGCCAGAACCTCGATAATCAGAAGAAAGATTTTATCCGTAACTTCTTTACCACCATGCAACTGGTGATGGCGGGTAACGATACGCAAGGCTTGCGTTACGGCACGATTGAGACACCAGAAAAGCACTACCTTGAGTGGAAGGAAGATTGCACCAACCCATACGAACATAAACTCGATTTTCACCTGAGTCGCGTGTGTAACAAAGCGCGCTTGCTGCAAATTATCCATGATTTTATTGTTTTCGATGCTGGTATAAAAAAGACCTGTCGCCACAATCAATTCTTTGGTATTGAAGCGGCAAAACGCCATATCGCAAGGCGGGAAGGCGGCATTATTTGGCATACGCAAGGTTCTGGCAAAAGCCTCACTATGGTGTGGCTGGCCAAATGGATACGTGAGAATGTCAAAGACGCTCGTGTGCTGATCGTGACTGACCGTACTGAGCTGGACGAACAGATTGAAAAAGTGTTCACCGGTGTCGAGGAGGATATTTATCGCACCAAAAGCGGTGCTGATTTGGTGGCGACGCTCAATCAGCCCAACCCTTGGCTGGTATGCTCTTTAGTCCATAAATTTGGTCGGCAGTCTGATTCGGAAAACGATACCGCGACGGATGAGTTTATTGCAGAGTTAAAGAAATCCCTACCATCGGACTTTAAAGCCAAAGGCGACCTATTCGTATTTGTTGATGAATGCCACCGTACTCAATCGGGCAAGTTGCACGAAGCGATGAAGTCCATTCTGCCAGAAGCCATGTTTGTTGGCTTCACCGGCACCCCCTTGATGAAGAAAGACAAGAAAAAATCGGTTGAGGTATTTGGCCCTTACATTCACACCTATAAGTTTGATGAAGCTGTGGCCGATGGCGTTGTGCTCGATTTACGCTACGAAGCACGAGACATCGACCAAAATGTCACGTCGCAGAAAAAGATCGATGAATGGTTTGAAGCCAAAACTCGCGGCTTATCTCGATTAGCGAAAACCCAGTTGAAACAGAAATGGGGCACCATGCAAAAGGTGCTGTCCAGTAAATCGCGTTTGCAGCAAATTGTGAACGATATCTTGCTGGATATGGACACTAAGCCACGCCTGATGGATGGCTACGGCAATGCCATGTTGGTCTGCTCTAGTGTCTATCAAGCTTGTAAAGCTTATGAAATGTTCAGCCAAACAGATTTAGCCGGTAAGGTGGCTATTGTCACCAGTTTTCAGCCGACTGCTGCGAGCATTAAAGGGGAAGAAACCGGTGAAGGCTTAACGGAAAAGCTCTTTAAGTACGATATTTACCGCAAGATGCTTGCGGATTACTTCGAGCAACCGGAAGATAAGGCCGCAAACCGTGTTGAAGAGTTTGAAAAAGAAGTTAAAAAACAATTTATTGATGAGCCAGGGCAAATGCGCTTATTGATCGTGGTCGATAAGTTGCTGACTGGCTTCGACGCCCCTTCGGCTACCTATTTGTATATCGACAAGCAGATGGCTGATCACAACCTGTTTCAGGCCATTTGCCGCGTGAACCGCTTGGATGGCGATGATAAAGAATACGGTTACATCATTGATTACAAAGATCTGTTCCGCTCGTTGGATAAAGCGATTTCTGATTATACTCAAGGCGCATTTGATGGTTATGACAAGGAAGACGTTGCAGGGCTGCTGAAAGATCGTTTAGAGCAAGCTAAGCTCGATTTGGATAATGCGCTGGAAATGGTGCGCGCCTTGTGTGAGCCGGTAAAAGCGCCACGCAATACGGAAGACTACATTTATTATTTTTGTGGTAAGTCAGGTCTGAACCAAGACGAGCTCACCGAGAAAGAAGCACTGCGTTTAACGCTTTATCAGAACGTTGCCAAACTGCTGCGTGCGTTCGCCAATATCGCCAATGAAATGCCTGATGCAGGCTATTCTGCGCAAGATGTAGACTTGATAAGAGCAGAAGTTGCTCATTTTGAAAAAGTCCGTGACGAAGTAAAACTGGCCAGTGGCGATTTGGTAGAAATGAAACGCTTTGAGCCTGCCATGCGCCATTTGTTAGATATGTATATTCGTGCGGATGACAGCGAAGTACTGATGGATTTTGAAGAGCTAGGGCTAATTGAGCTCATTGTCGAAAAAGGTGCTGATGCCGTAGAGGCTTTGCCTGAAAGTATTCGTAAGAATCAGGAAGCCATGGCCGAAACCATCGAAAATAACGTTCGAAAAATTATTGTCGATGAAAATCCGGTTAACCCTAAATACTATGAACAGATGTCAGTATTACTGAATGAACTGATCGAACTTCGTCGACAAAAAGCCATTGAATATCAAGATTACCTCGAAAAAATTCGCGAACTCGCTGCTAAAGTGGTACGTCCTGAACAAATAGCATCTAATTACCCTGCATCAATGGATACTAATCCCAAACGTGCTTTTTATGATAACTTTGGCAAAGATGAATGGCTTGCCACCAAAATTGATAGTGCAATTCGTTATACGAAGAAGGCCGACTGGGTTGGAGATCGTTTTAAAGAACGGGAAATTGCCAATGCCATTCGAGAGGAAACAGCTGATTATGAATTGGATATTCAGGCTGTAATGGAACTCGCTAAAGCTCAAAAAGAGTATCAATGA